DNA sequence from the Acidobacteriota bacterium genome:
TCGTCCGACCAGTTCATCGCTCGACCGTGGCCGACGTCGATCGTCCGCATGTCCTGGTACGGGGGCTCCACGCCGGAGACGTTCGCGCTCGCCGCATTGAAGCGGCTCTTGATGTTCAGGTTGCGCTCGAGCTCCGGGCTCGCGGCCCTGATGAGCCGCGACTGTCTTTCCAGCAGCCGGACGTCGTCCGCCTTCAGGAGCACGAGACGGCCCGCGCGCTCGCCCCCCGCCTGCATGCTCGTGCGGCCCGGGAATACGACCCCCATGTTGCGGCCGAACTCACGGAGCACCGCGTCGTTCCCCCGCCGGAAACCTTCGCCGACCGCCGACAGCAGGACGATCGACACCACGCCCCACAGGATGCCGAACATCGTCAGCAGGCTGCGCAGCTTGTTGGCGCGCAGGTTGGCGAAGGACTGGAAGATGATCTCTCGCACGTGGATCAGCCCGGCAGAATGACCGTGTCCCCTTCCTTGAGGCCGCCCGTGACCTGCGTCTTCGTGCCGTTTCCGACCCCGAGCTTCACCGGCACGCGCCGGCGGCCCGAGTCGGCCTTCGCATCGGGCACCTCGACGTACGGCCGCCGCTGCTGGTCGTAGCCGACCGCCGATTCGGGCACGAGCAGCGAATCGGGGAACTCCTCCAGCACGATCTCGGCGTTGGCGGTCATGTTCGCCTTCAGCCGATTTCCGGGATTCAGGATGGACACCTCCACCTCGAAGGTCGTGACGTTGTCCTTCTCCATCCCCATCGGCGAGATCTGCGTGACGGTTCCCTCGAACGACTGATCCCTGAACGTCTCCACCGCGATCCTCGCGGGCTGACCTTCGCGCACGCGGCCGATGTCGGCTTCGTCCACCTTGCCGCGCACGAACACCCGGTCGATGTCGCCGAGCCGCATGACCAGCGTCGCGCTGGAGCCAAGGTTGAGGATCGACGAGACGGGGCTGCCGATTTCCACGTCCCTGGTGAGGACGATGCCGGAGATTGGCGAGCGGAGGGTGGAGTTGGCGAGCTCTTCCCGGGCGCGCTCGGCGGCCGCGCGCGCCTGCGCCACCTTGGCGGCGGCCTCGGCCACGTTGGCCCGGGCGATGCCCAGCGCGTTCCTTGCGGCGCGCTGGCGGTTCTCGGCCTGCTCCCACGCGCTTCGCGCTTCATCCAGCACGGAGGGGGCAATCAGCTTCTGCTCGAACAGGTCCGCGGCGCGGGCGTGCGCGCGCCGCGCGAACTCGACCTCGGGGCCTTCCGCCTCGACCTGGGACTTGGCGAGCTGGGCTTCGGCCGCGCGCTGCGCGGCCTCCGCGGCCTGCAGGTTGGCGCTGGCTTCGCGCATCCGCGCCTGCAGCTGTTCTTTGTCGAGCTCGGCGAGCAGCTGGCCCGGCTTCACGGCGTCGCCGACGTCCACGTAGAGCGCCTCGATGATGCCGTTCGCCTTGGACTTGACCTCCACCTGCGAAATCGGCTCGATCCTGCCGGTTGCCACGACCGAGCGCGTCATCGTGCCGCGCTCGACTTTCGCGAGACGCGACGGCTCGAACGC
Encoded proteins:
- a CDS encoding efflux RND transporter periplasmic adaptor subunit, with the protein product MTTNSRRLLWAGLIVAAAGAVYGVTALRGNGVAFEPSRLAKVERGTMTRSVVATGRIEPISQVEVKSKANGIIEALYVDVGDAVKPGQLLAELDKEQLQARMREASANLQAAEAAQRAAEAQLAKSQVEAEGPEVEFARRAHARAADLFEQKLIAPSVLDEARSAWEQAENRQRAARNALGIARANVAEAAAKVAQARAAAERAREELANSTLRSPISGIVLTRDVEIGSPVSSILNLGSSATLVMRLGDIDRVFVRGKVDEADIGRVREGQPARIAVETFRDQSFEGTVTQISPMGMEKDNVTTFEVEVSILNPGNRLKANMTANAEIVLEEFPDSLLVPESAVGYDQQRRPYVEVPDAKADSGRRRVPVKLGVGNGTKTQVTGGLKEGDTVILPG